DNA sequence from the Coffea arabica cultivar ET-39 chromosome 11c, Coffea Arabica ET-39 HiFi, whole genome shotgun sequence genome:
ATGGGTAATAACAAGTCAATATTGATAATAAAGCACTTCAAATTTAAGTCCCTCTAGAGATAAGTGCTTTGAGTAATTGTGAGGATGAGTTAAAACTCTTAATGAATTCATATCCCATTAGGGAGGTGTAGTTAAAGCAATACACACTTGATGAATTCACCTATATGAGAGTGGAGTGGGGCCGCTCCTATAAGATTCATTGGTCAAATCTTTAGAGCTCTCATGAATAACCAGGCAGGCGCACGGCCAAAAAGCGCAAAATCGCGTTAACAGCAAATTATGGGTTGTAATGTGATTGATAAAATCTCTGTCATACATCAAGAGTTATTGGTTCATAGAAATTTATATTTCACCAATAATTCTGTAGATCATGTTTTATCAATCTATGTTtggttcatagtccaaaagacaCCAATCTAATTACATTTCAACCAAATCCAGCAGAGTActtttaaaattcttcctttatccaaagaattttttttgaaataggtGGGAGATTGTTGTAAAATATAtagtatttcaaaaatattctttgtcccacatcggaaaAATGAGAAGTATTATTTCTCTGTCCCACATTGTCAAGTGAGAAGGGTTGCAgtctttgtcccacatcggaagTGAGAAGGGTTGCACCTCACTCTGAAGTCTATAAATAGGATCCACTTCTCCCTCAGAAAATCACCCCAGCAGCTTCAGTTAATATCTTTTGATAGctgctctatctctctctctctctttcttttattttttgttagttGATATCTTTCTGATAATTCTGTTCTCATCttcctttttatatatatatatctgctgGTTTTAATTTGCTAGTTCTGGTCCTTCTAGTTTGCAACAAGAAGAAAGGTTGTCTTTCTTGTTCGCAATAAATAGAAGAAGGCTTGTTTAATCCTGGGGAAATATTTCAATACTctgaaatagtttcttaggacagTGCTACGCACGACTCAAGCAGATAGTGTTAACATTGTTGTAGCCATTTATCCAACACAAACTTGGCAACTTGCCCCCAATTTTATACACGGATTATCTTCCCCAGattagaaataaaaaaattaaatagataCTGTCAATATCATTAATTACAATAATTACTAGTAATTATAATGACTAAGAAAATGTTcccaaaacagaaaaacaaTTGAAGAGACCAGAAAAGATTTCAAAACAATAGCCAAATCCAAACTCGGCCGTTTCTTCCCCGCCATAACCGTACGACCCTAAAACCCTTGCTAAATCCTCCTATCCCCTTCCAACCTAGGAAAAAGCCCAACCACTTTGGTCCCCAAATTCGCGCAATTCAGCGTATTCTTCACCTGGGTTTATGTCAATTTTGTTGGTATTCTCTTTTTACTTGTGGCAATTGCTCAATCTTATTGTTACTTGGATTTATCGTTTTGGAAAAAGAAATCATTTCTGTCTCCGATTTTTGTCCCAATTTAATTACTGCAAAAGATAGTACATGGTTGATTTTAAGCATGATCAAGTATAGGCTGTGTTCGACCAATCTGTGTTTTCTGTTGAGACAAAGCAGAAACTTGGCATCTTGCCCTCTGCAGGTGGAGGAGGTTCCAGTTCCCTCAGTTTATTCAGCACCTCCTGCTGACCACAAAACTCTCTGCTTCTCTTTAGTAGAGCAGCTCCTGGGCCACGGTTTGTTTTCCTGTGCTCAGGGAGTTATTCAAAGAATAATTTCTCAATGTTCATCGATACCTGAAGCCTTGTCTGCCATTAATTATGCTGTAGAGCGAGGTATGGAGCTTGATTCAGATAGTTACAGTTCTCTTATTCAGAAACTTGTTTGTTGTGGTGAAGCCCAGTTGGCGGAGTCATTGTATGtagattttcttttgagtaGAGACATCAAGCCGAATTTGTCTTTGTTGAAttctatgattatttgttattgtGAGTTGGGAAAGTTAGACGAAGCAAAGTTGTGTATTGATAAGGTTTTTGGGATGAAATCTTTACCAATTCATGGAGCTTGCAGTGCATTGATTAAACAATTTTGTGCTCAGGATAGATTTTTAGAGGGGTTTGGTTATTTTGTAAAGATCAGTGACGCTGATATTTTGCTTAATTCCATGTGTTATAATAGGTTGGTTGATAATTTGTGCTACCGAGGATACTTGGATGAGGCGCTGTATGTGTTTGATGTAATGTGTGATAACGGGGTGCCTCCAACTGTACATTTGTGCAAGTCATTAATTTTTGAATTCTGTAAGAGGGGACGGGTAGAGGAGGCAGAGTTGTTGAGTGCAGAAATGGAATCGTATGGGTTTTACATGGATAAAGTGCTGTACACTTCTCTCATTTATCAGTActgcagaaaaaagaaaataaaattggcCATGAGATTGTTTCTTAGAATGATTAAAATGGGATGTGAACCAGATAACCATACTTACAACACATTAATTGACGGGTATCTGaatttgggtttgtttgacAAAGGTTGGGTGTTGCATAACCTGATGTCAGAGTCGGGGTTACAGCCTGATAGTGTAACTTACCAAATCATGATTAGCAAGTACTGTAAGGACCACAAGGTTGACTGCGCACTGACACTCTTGAATAACATGGTTCGGTGCAATATAAAGCCTGCTGTACATACTTACACAGTCTTAATTGCTGCCCTGTTTGAGGAGAATAGATTGCGAGAAGTGAACCAATTGTTCAATATGATGCTAGATGATGGACTAGTTCCAGACCACGTGCTCTTTTTTACCCTTGTAAAGAACCACCCAAAAGGATCTGAGCTTCTGCTAGCTTTAGATGTTGTTCAGGCTATTGCTAGGAATGGTTGTCATAGGGATATTTCAGCCTTTTCTACCTCTACTAGCCTCAAACATACGAGGGATATCATGGATGAAATTGAACAGGTTCTAGAGGAAATTTCTGAAATCAACTTGTCTTTTGGTGAAACGGCTTTTAGTATATACATGATTGCATTGTGCTATGGAGGAAAACTTGATGATGCTCTTCCCTGTATTGATAGAATGGTAAGTCATGGTTTCCTGCCTCTTCTTTCTGCCTATAACTCCTTGATTAAGTGTCTTTATCAGGAAGGGTTAGTTGAAGATGCCAAATACCTTGTGGATATTATGCAAGATCATGGACTTGTTCCGGACATAGGCACATTCCTAATAATGGTTCATGAGCACTGTAAACGGGGTGACTTTCTATCAGCCTTTGATCTTCTGGATGAAATGGAAGAAAGGGGACTGAAACAAGATGTTTCTGTGTATGATACTATCATAAGTCATTTGGGTAGAGAATTTAGAGTATTAGAGGCAGAAAAGTTGTTTCATAGGATGCTCGAGGCTGGTATAGAGCCTGATGAAACTATCTACGCCACAATGATCAATGCTTATTCAAAGAGTGGACTAGCTACTAAAGCACACGAGCTATTTGAGAAGATGTTACAACTTGGTGTACAACCAAGTTCCCATTCTTATACTGCCCTTATAAATGGGTTGATTAAGAAAAACATGACTGAGAAAGGTTGCGTCTACATTGATAGAATGTTGGAAGAGGGTATTATGCCTAATGCAGTTTTTTACACCTCTCTAATTAATCAATTCTTGAGGAAGAGGGAGTTTGAATTTGCATTGAGGCTGGTTGATTTGATGGAAAGAAGCTGTATTGACCCTGACTTGATCACACATATTACATTGGCTAGTGGCATTTGTAGAAACATCAGGCGCATTGAAAGGAAACAGCCACCTAAAAGGTGGAAAAAGATAAAAGGTAAAGAAAAGTctaagaaggaaaaggaaatgttGTTCCGATTACTCCATAAGCAAATCATGTTGCCAAGCGATACAACCTTGAAAGTAGCAATACGTTCACCGGAAGATATGAAAATTTTTGCATTGAGATTGAACCAGAAAATTAAAAATGCTGCATTTATGCCAAACTTGTTTCTGTACAATGCCAGGATTTCTGGGTTTTGTTGGACACAAAGGATGGAAGAGGCGTACACTTATCTTGATCTTATGCAAAGTGAAGGATTACGTCCTAATGAGGTCACTTTCACCATTTTGATGGATGGACATCTCCGAATTGGTGAAACTGATCTTGCTGTTGGGTTATTTAACAGGATGAATGCAAGTGGTTGTTTTCCTGATAGGGTTGTGTATGATACTTTGATTAAAGGCTTTTGTAAGGTTGGGAGGCTCCAAGATGCATTATCTGTCTCACATATGATGCAGAAAAGGGGCTTCTCTCCTTCTCGGGCATCTTATGAAAATCTACTCAATGTCTTCTGTGCTCTTTATTCGAGCGATCATGCACTGAAGATAGTTGATGATATGCTTGGCCATGGGTACATTCCCTGTCGTTACAACCTTGGTTGGTTGATGTGGTTATTACGTGCAGACAGCAAAGTTCATGAGGCTCATATTGTACATGATCTACTGCTTATAAAAGAAAGGGCAGTGTCTGACAATCTTTCGATCGGTGTATGATAAAATAGAGAAATTAAAGGCAGAATCTGATTGTTACAAGAAAGATCTTGTGTATCTTGAGCACATTGGGACTTGTCATTGTTGTGATGAGAAATTGACAACTTAAATGATCCCACATCATGAATTTTCTGAACTTGGACTTTTTCTTGATCGGGACAAGCACATtcaacacttgagaattctcttttGGTAAATAACCCAGTTCCTTTGCTCTTTGCTTGTGTTTCTATGTTGCTCATGTTACTTAATAATTATTAGGTCAAAAATTAGGTTTCCAATAATTTTTATTATCATGTTTCAGGAGAATGCTGATGCTTGTTGACCCTGGGTTCGATAACATTTCCATGTAACTTAATAACACCAGGTAATTCCTACCTTTTCATTGATCAGACTTACCAAAAAGGGAAAGACATGATGTTGCAGATCCTTAGCATGTGAAATTTTACAGTACAGGCACATCATGGGAAAAAAATGGGTCGatatttacccaaaaaaattaaaaatagattcaaaataaGCTATGCATTTGAGCTTGATAAAAAGATTTTCTAATTGAAGATAACCAGGTGAGTACATTGAggagaaaaaatgaaacaaaaaattgGTTTGCCTTGGATGATTTTACCTTCCCTGGTGGCTTTACGTTGTACTCAATTACTCTTTCAAAAGCTTTTGTGTCAATTTGTATTTTAGATTCCAGTAACCATTTGTTGCTATTAGTTACTATTTGTACTATTAGTTATGTTTTGCTTTTTATCTAAAATCATTCAGGGTGATAGGAAGTAGAGAGAACTTTTGTCAAGTATCATTAATGGgataattttacaaattttatcGAGAGCTATAGACACCAGAGAAAACTTGTATATGAGGatttacttgatttttgacAAATCAAGGGTCTGCTTAAACTCTGATTGCCATTTGTAGCATAATTTTATTCTTATCTACTTAGCAATGATTTATGAGTACCTATTCTCAAGGACGCTTCCTCAAAGGTTTGTAAAGCATAGATCACTTCAATTTTGTGTTAGAAAAGGTCACAAAACTTACAAGTTAAGTGAAAGAAAATTCCTATTCAAATCTTGAATTCTCCTTTTGGACCTCACCAAGCAGAATCATCTCTTTGCTACTCATCAATAATTAATTTTCTCTGGCACCAGGTGATTTAAGAAGCTGGAGGGGGATTTGAACTCAGGATCTCTAATTCCTCAGGCCTTAACATTAGCCACTAGGCCCTTCAATAATTTGTTCCAGGTATTCGTCATTATTTTATAATTTGGCCTTGTCAATTATGGAGTTTATGTATGAATCCAGTTTTCAATATTGTAAACTTTGCATCATCTTACAGAAATTGGATAGGTTTGGGACAGTTAATGCCTATCTGGAGTTTCTGTCATAAAGAAAGGAGGCAATTTTTGTTAGCAAGAGATTTTGTTCCTGTACAGCCTTCCAGCAGGAAAATCAAGCCAGTTCAGGTTCACTTCTATTATTGTGGTGAAAATTCTGATCATCCAGTGCATATATTTTCTGTTGTTTTCTGAATGGAAACCTCGAGTAAGTAGCTTCTTTCTACTTGGAGTTAGAttgaaactgaaaaaaaaaatgcaatttgatgCATAAAATTACATTCATCTCCGGAGTTAACAGATATATGTGTATTCTGTAATCTAGAAAAAAGGACGACCCATCTGCAGCCTACTTGACCGTTTTAGAATGCTACTATCATCTATTATGTCTTTCAAGCAACTCTTTGACAATCTTCTTATGAACCTCAAGTAAATTTAGTTTAGTTTCCAATTTGACATGAGAAAAGTGCTGTTCAAAAGtaatccatttttcatatacCTGCCTAAAGAGGTCATTCCGTTTACCGTTATATATAAAACAAATCTGACTTTGTGGATTCCTCATATTTAAATCTAACTATTTGTTGTATCAGCTATGCTAGCATGCTTAAGGCCAGTATCAGTTCTCTGTCTGTCATTGCTATTAGATCCTACATAAGATGAAGAGAAACAATAACCAATTAAATTAGTAAATTTGTGTGCAAAAATGTTGAGTTCTTTTTGGTTAAGAGAGATAAGAACTTGCATCACATCTTTTAAAATAGGCAAGATAATGATGGAGAGAGCATTAGGGATCCACTTCTAAAACAAATTGATAGAAGGAAATCATCATTCATAACAAAAAGAGACTCCAACTCAATCAAATGCAGTGCAGTGCTAGTTATTGAATCCTCGCCATTCCAAAACAAATGCAACTTCAACTTACttaaaaattagaaagaaaaaagtaCACTTCAACTTCTACTAGTCTTTCCTCAACCAGGTGGTATTATGGAGATAAACTAGAAATCTACTTGATTTATTCATATTGATTTTATATAAGAGAGAACCTGTTATGAAGTAGTATCACTTACATTGAAGACCGTTCGCTTGTCTTATGAAATTCCTTGTATATGTTTAGGCATATATCTTCCTGTAATCATGCTTACTTTGCTGCAAGGTGTCACTTATTGTGCGCATGGAGAGAGCTTGTGTTAGCTGAATTGGAAGAATGCTTTTAATCTCAGCATCGTCCACAATTAAGCATGAAGTCAAATTTTACTTTTAATACATTGCAGCTGCATCATATTCTATGTTCTGTAACTTTCTTGATTTAGCACCAAAATGTGAAATTCTTTCTACACAACATGTCAACAATATAAATCTGAAACCTAACTTTGCCATTCATCAGATTTTGAGGCTTCAGGGTTTCAGGGACCAATGTATTGCTGAAAGAGATCATTTATAAAGGTACCAGAGTGGTAGTAGCTGAAGCAATACTCAAGATTCTTCACAGTGATCAACCCAAAGGATTTTTCTGTCTGCACCTATAAACAGAGCACATAATCTGCTCGCGAGAGGGCTCAAAAAAGAGAGCTCAGACTGTTGTATGTTTCGGGTGAATGATGTATTCTTTGAGCTGGGTGGCATTCGTGTCAGTATCATAGCCTCGTCTTTATGCGAGAGAAGACTTGGAAAATTTAAGTTGATTTTATCCATTTTCTTGAGCAGCTCTCAGCTGCATGGTGGAGGAATAAAGGCCGGAGAGTTCAGTCATATTTTTCCGGTTGATGCCAAATCAGTCATATTTTTCAGGTTGATACCAAATCTGAAACAGGACCAGAGACAGTGGTCCCTGTAACGAACTTTGCAATTGATAAAACCATTGTTGTTGTGACTGGTGCACCAAGAAATCGTTCTGGTTGGTTTCATTCCAAAATCACAAGAAGAATGGACTAATGAAATCTTACTTTGAGGCTCCGCGAGGGTGGCCGTACAGGAAACTTGATCCAAGGGTCATAACAAATCTGGAAGACAgctcaaatgaaaatttcagctcTCTACCAGCATTTCGGATATAAACTGACTTCATGAGTTGCAGACCAACTGGAGTGTTATGTATCACGCGAGTAATTTGTGAACTTGTATTTTCACCAAACCGTTTGTTATGTATACGCTAAACCAATGAAACTATCTACGCCACAATGATCAAGAAAATACCTTGTGGATATTATGCAAGTCATTTGTGTTTGAGAGATAagcaagaaaaattcattttctagtttcaattttCACTCCAATCTTGAGATTTAACCATTAGTTTTGCAAATTGCTCCGATTAACTTCGTATCTAAGGTGTTTGCAAgatattggtggagttgttttggaggaggaagcaCTAAGCTACCTATTCtcttgaggtttgaaggtatcTTGCTAAGAAATCCTTATCTActtcaattgattgcaaattgGTGGATTAGCGATGTTATATATGCTATTTTGTGGAGGATTTTATGGGCTAGGGTAAAGCTTAGCCAATTTTggatttattggtgaattttctgattttatatgattatggttCATTGGTCTTGGAATGATAGCTTGTTGTGGTATAAAATGGAGCTTGATATATTGGatacgattgtttgcggaaaatttctgggttgtgcggaaattccggtTCCTAGGGTTTAATTTTGGGGTTTTCTAATGGTTGgttttaagcttctaattggcttgattgaaaGGGAATTGTGGCCTAATTGAATGTATGGTATTGCTTATGAACCATATGGGTGATTGTGGTTAATTGTTATGAGAATTGGTATTTGGttgtaggttggacaaataaagaaatgaagggaaaatgttgtccgaactttgaaagtgtttgattgctttgagattgtgatctagggcttggatttgggcaaggcaatgatatatgatggatggttcctgagccgtggagg
Encoded proteins:
- the LOC113715785 gene encoding pentatricopeptide repeat-containing protein At5g62370-like: MIKYRLCSTNLCFLLRQSRNLASCPLQVEEVPVPSVYSAPPADHKTLCFSLVEQLLGHGLFSCAQGVIQRIISQCSSIPEALSAINYAVERGMELDSDSYSSLIQKLVCCGEAQLAESLYVDFLLSRDIKPNLSLLNSMIICYCELGKLDEAKLCIDKVFGMKSLPIHGACSALIKQFCAQDRFLEGFGYFVKISDADILLNSMCYNRLVDNLCYRGYLDEALYVFDVMCDNGVPPTVHLCKSLIFEFCKRGRVEEAELLSAEMESYGFYMDKVLYTSLIYQYCRKKKIKLAMRLFLRMIKMGCEPDNHTYNTLIDGYLNLGLFDKGWVLHNLMSESGLQPDSVTYQIMISKYCKDHKVDCALTLLNNMVRCNIKPAVHTYTVLIAALFEENRLREVNQLFNMMLDDGLVPDHVLFFTLVKNHPKGSELLLALDVVQAIARNGCHRDISAFSTSTSLKHTRDIMDEIEQVLEEISEINLSFGETAFSIYMIALCYGGKLDDALPCIDRMVSHGFLPLLSAYNSLIKCLYQEGLVEDAKYLVDIMQDHGLVPDIGTFLIMVHEHCKRGDFLSAFDLLDEMEERGLKQDVSVYDTIISHLGREFRVLEAEKLFHRMLEAGIEPDETIYATMINAYSKSGLATKAHELFEKMLQLGVQPSSHSYTALINGLIKKNMTEKGCVYIDRMLEEGIMPNAVFYTSLINQFLRKREFEFALRLVDLMERSCIDPDLITHITLASGICRNIRRIERKQPPKRWKKIKGKEKSKKEKEMLFRLLHKQIMLPSDTTLKVAIRSPEDMKIFALRLNQKIKNAAFMPNLFLYNARISGFCWTQRMEEAYTYLDLMQSEGLRPNEVTFTILMDGHLRIGETDLAVGLFNRMNASGCFPDRVVYDTLIKGFCKVGRLQDALSVSHMMQKRGFSPSRASYENLLNVFCALYSSDHALKIVDDMLGHGYIPCRYNLGWLMWLLRADSKVHEAHIVHDLLLIKERAVSDNLSIGV